A genome region from Alistipes dispar includes the following:
- a CDS encoding GIN domain-containing protein, which produces MKKRLLPLLCLLAWTAAEAKTPLRTAAEPAAAENRSSATEHAATGYVPAGYTATGYTAAESGNGRRRTRTLKGSGRMETQQRGRAGNYHSLHVSRGIRVTVDPAASDILVTADDNVIDHVTVEGRDGDLRISIDAQSVSNCSVSAVVPASKRLETLRATASAQIVCKAPVGRHSAVLLASSGSSIEADVETSDLQLTLSGSSRFAGTVRTGTGTVAASSGSRIRTDLHCSGTGDIRLTSSSAFDGSVQTGGGQITLSSGSRFNAPVRSDGTLDIVATSSSRFEGPVSAPDTRLMLSSGAAFRGAIRTGSLDATASSSSRLDGAMTAERAELTATSGSAIRGEFSGERFEAQATSSARIELLGDARVSAGSVSASSGSRFDAPDLRVADYSINATSSSRAVVWCTRLLKARHSSGALIDYGGECRVEDANSGLRKRP; this is translated from the coding sequence ATGAAAAAACGACTGCTCCCCCTGCTCTGCCTCCTCGCCTGGACCGCCGCGGAGGCGAAAACGCCCCTCCGCACCGCGGCGGAACCCGCCGCTGCGGAAAACCGATCCTCCGCGACGGAACATGCGGCGACAGGATACGTCCCGGCAGGATACACCGCCACAGGATACACCGCGGCGGAATCCGGTAACGGCAGGCGGCGGACCCGGACGCTGAAAGGCAGCGGCCGGATGGAAACGCAGCAGCGCGGCCGGGCGGGCAACTACCACTCCCTGCACGTCTCGCGGGGAATCCGGGTCACGGTCGATCCGGCCGCATCGGACATTCTCGTCACGGCCGACGACAACGTGATCGACCACGTGACGGTCGAAGGACGGGACGGCGACCTGCGCATCTCGATCGACGCCCAGTCGGTCAGCAACTGTTCGGTCTCGGCCGTCGTACCCGCTTCGAAGCGGCTCGAGACGCTTCGCGCCACGGCATCGGCGCAGATCGTCTGCAAAGCCCCGGTCGGAAGGCATTCGGCGGTGCTCCTCGCCTCCTCGGGCAGTTCGATCGAAGCCGACGTCGAGACCTCCGACCTGCAACTGACGCTCTCCGGATCGAGCCGCTTCGCGGGAACGGTACGCACCGGAACCGGCACGGTCGCCGCCAGCTCCGGCTCGCGGATCCGAACCGACCTGCACTGTTCGGGAACGGGCGATATCCGGCTGACGAGTTCCTCGGCTTTCGACGGTTCGGTGCAGACGGGCGGCGGGCAGATCACGCTGTCGAGCGGCTCGCGTTTCAACGCCCCGGTCAGGAGCGACGGCACGCTGGACATCGTCGCCACCTCCTCGTCGCGTTTCGAAGGACCCGTATCGGCACCGGACACGCGCCTGATGCTGTCGAGCGGCGCAGCCTTCCGGGGCGCCATCCGGACCGGATCGCTCGACGCGACGGCCTCCTCCTCGTCGCGCCTCGACGGAGCGATGACGGCCGAACGGGCCGAGCTGACGGCCACCAGCGGCAGCGCGATCCGCGGTGAATTTTCGGGAGAGCGGTTCGAGGCGCAAGCCACCAGTTCGGCCCGCATCGAGCTTCTGGGCGACGCCCGCGTCTCCGCGGGCAGCGTATCGGCCTCCTCGGGAAGCCGGTTCGATGCGCCGGACCTGCGGGTGGCCGACTATTCGATCAACGCCACGTCGTCGAGCCGGGCCGTCGTATGGTGCACGCGCCTGCTGAAGGCCCGCCATTCGTCGGGCGCGCTGATCGACTACGGAGGCGAATGCAGGGTGGAGGACGCCAATTCGGGGCTTCGGAAACGGCCGTGA
- a CDS encoding SusC/RagA family TonB-linked outer membrane protein, producing the protein MTRKLLITLTVTLGVCFATFAQQLRITGTVKDHTGLPVAGATILVGGSASGTTSNADGSFVIEAPEDGTLLVSFIGYQSQQIAVAGKTHIDIVLKEDAQAIDDVIVMAFGTAKKEAFTGSAAVIKSDDIAKSQQSNVAQALAGKVAGVQIANTSGQPGSSPSIRIRGFSSLNAGNDPLWIVDGMPYSGDLNNLNPNDIESMTVLKDAASNALYGARGANGVVMVTTKKARSREAVVTVDAKWGVNSRAVKDYEYITNPAQFYETHYGALKNYYLSSDMSAMEAHNKANQNLTGAAGDGGLGYMIYTLPEGQQFIGINGKVNPLATLGRRLVYKGEEYYVRPDDWTDAAYRTSLRQEYNVSISGSGEKTSAYASFGYLDNEGIVYNSDMERFTSRLKMDYQAKKWLKFGANATYSRYRYNQIDDSGASNSSGNVFAYTTTVGPIYPLYIRDGEGRIRYNEDGIKLYDYGNGDNAGMERSLFTNSNALSESRLNKQESEGNAFNGTAYFDVTFLKDFKFTFNAGVTLDEARSTIYYNPYFGQFVSEEGLLQKGHQRQLEYNTQQILNYTKQIGPHNINVMAGHEYYNSVVSVLSAGKSHMLTDDNDELAGAIIDKQSAASYRTEYNNEGYFARVMYDYENKYFFSASYRRDASSRFHTDHRWGNFWSLGGAWIISREGFMAGTEKWLDNLKLKASIGSQGNDNIGDFRYTDTYSINNANGEVSTVFKDKGSENITWETNSNFNAGVEFSFRQGLVSGGIEYFLRKTTDMLLAFPVPPSKGYSSYYANVGDMRNSGIEIELNFTPIRRENLVWDINLNMTHLRNKITMLPPERRNKQVEGYYGYVSGTSFYGEGLPMYTFYMKKYAGVSEDGKSMWYMDETDGKGNPTGKRVTTTEFAKASDYLCGDPIPDLYGGFGTSFSYRGFDLSVAFTYQIGGLAYDSGYAAAMYSPANKSTGMNWHKDILKAWSPENPSSDIPRLQYEDQDQNATSDRFLMDASYLNLQNINVGYTLPAKFTQKFGVDRLRIYLACENVCYWSKRQGFDPRYSYTGSTSQAAYSPVRTISGGINIQF; encoded by the coding sequence ATGACAAGAAAACTCCTCATCACACTGACGGTCACTCTGGGCGTCTGCTTCGCGACTTTCGCGCAGCAGCTCCGGATAACCGGCACGGTCAAGGACCACACGGGCCTGCCCGTGGCGGGCGCGACCATTCTGGTCGGCGGCTCGGCATCCGGAACCACCTCCAACGCGGACGGCAGTTTCGTCATCGAAGCCCCCGAAGACGGGACGCTGCTCGTCTCGTTCATCGGCTACCAGTCGCAGCAGATCGCCGTGGCCGGGAAGACGCACATCGACATCGTCCTGAAAGAGGACGCGCAGGCCATCGACGACGTGATCGTGATGGCGTTCGGTACGGCCAAGAAAGAGGCCTTCACCGGTTCGGCCGCCGTCATCAAGTCGGACGACATCGCCAAGTCGCAGCAGTCCAACGTGGCGCAGGCTCTGGCCGGAAAGGTCGCCGGCGTGCAGATCGCCAACACCTCGGGACAGCCCGGCTCGAGCCCCTCGATCCGCATCCGCGGCTTCAGTTCGCTCAACGCCGGCAACGACCCGCTGTGGATCGTGGACGGCATGCCCTATTCGGGCGATCTGAACAACCTCAACCCGAACGACATCGAGTCGATGACCGTGCTGAAGGACGCCGCCTCGAACGCCCTGTACGGCGCCCGCGGCGCCAACGGCGTGGTGATGGTCACCACCAAGAAGGCCAGGTCGCGCGAAGCCGTGGTCACGGTGGACGCCAAATGGGGCGTCAATTCGCGCGCCGTCAAGGATTACGAGTACATCACCAACCCGGCGCAGTTCTACGAAACGCATTACGGCGCCCTGAAGAACTATTACCTCAGCTCGGACATGAGCGCCATGGAGGCCCACAACAAGGCCAACCAGAACCTCACGGGTGCGGCCGGCGACGGCGGTCTGGGCTACATGATCTACACGCTTCCCGAAGGGCAGCAGTTCATCGGCATCAACGGCAAGGTCAATCCGCTGGCCACGCTGGGCCGCCGCCTCGTTTACAAGGGCGAGGAGTACTACGTCCGTCCCGACGACTGGACCGACGCCGCTTACCGGACCTCGCTCCGCCAGGAGTACAACGTCAGCATCAGCGGATCGGGCGAGAAGACCTCGGCCTATGCCTCGTTCGGCTACCTCGACAACGAGGGCATCGTTTACAACTCGGACATGGAGCGCTTCACCAGCCGCCTGAAGATGGACTACCAGGCCAAGAAGTGGCTCAAGTTCGGCGCCAACGCCACCTATTCGCGCTACCGCTACAACCAGATCGACGACAGCGGCGCCAGCAACTCGTCGGGCAACGTCTTCGCCTACACGACGACCGTCGGCCCGATCTACCCGCTCTACATCCGCGACGGCGAGGGCCGCATCAGGTACAACGAGGACGGCATCAAGCTCTACGACTACGGCAACGGCGACAACGCCGGCATGGAACGTTCGCTCTTCACCAACAGCAACGCCCTCTCCGAGTCGCGCCTCAACAAGCAGGAGAGCGAAGGCAACGCCTTCAACGGCACGGCCTACTTCGACGTCACGTTCCTCAAGGACTTCAAGTTCACGTTCAACGCCGGCGTGACGCTCGACGAGGCGCGCTCGACGATCTACTACAACCCCTACTTCGGGCAGTTCGTCAGCGAGGAGGGCCTGCTCCAGAAGGGCCACCAGCGCCAACTGGAGTACAACACGCAGCAGATTCTGAACTACACCAAGCAGATCGGCCCGCACAACATCAACGTCATGGCCGGCCACGAATACTACAACTCCGTCGTCTCCGTCCTCTCGGCCGGCAAGAGCCACATGCTCACCGACGACAACGACGAGCTGGCCGGAGCGATCATCGACAAGCAGTCGGCCGCGTCCTACCGCACCGAGTACAACAACGAGGGTTACTTCGCCCGCGTCATGTACGACTACGAGAACAAGTACTTCTTCTCGGCCTCCTACCGCCGCGACGCCTCGTCGCGCTTCCACACCGACCACCGCTGGGGCAACTTCTGGTCGCTGGGCGGCGCGTGGATCATCAGCCGCGAAGGCTTCATGGCCGGAACCGAGAAGTGGCTCGACAACCTCAAGCTGAAGGCCTCGATCGGTTCGCAGGGCAACGACAACATCGGCGACTTCCGCTATACGGACACCTACTCGATCAACAACGCCAACGGCGAGGTATCGACCGTCTTCAAAGACAAGGGTTCCGAGAACATCACCTGGGAGACCAACTCCAACTTCAACGCCGGCGTGGAGTTCAGCTTCCGCCAGGGCCTCGTATCCGGCGGCATCGAGTACTTCCTCCGCAAGACGACCGACATGCTGCTGGCATTCCCCGTGCCGCCTTCGAAGGGCTACTCCTCCTACTATGCCAACGTGGGCGACATGCGCAACAGCGGTATCGAGATCGAGCTGAACTTTACGCCGATCCGCCGCGAAAACCTCGTCTGGGACATCAACCTTAACATGACGCACCTGCGCAACAAGATCACCATGCTGCCGCCCGAACGCCGCAACAAGCAGGTCGAGGGGTACTACGGCTACGTCAGCGGCACGAGCTTCTACGGCGAAGGACTTCCCATGTACACCTTCTACATGAAGAAGTATGCCGGCGTCTCGGAGGACGGCAAATCCATGTGGTACATGGACGAGACCGACGGCAAGGGCAACCCCACGGGCAAGCGCGTCACGACCACCGAGTTCGCCAAGGCGTCGGACTACCTCTGCGGCGACCCCATTCCCGACCTCTACGGCGGCTTCGGCACGAGCTTCAGCTACCGCGGCTTCGACCTGAGCGTGGCCTTCACCTACCAGATCGGCGGCCTGGCCTACGACTCGGGCTATGCGGCGGCCATGTACTCGCCGGCCAACAAATCGACGGGTATGAACTGGCACAAGGACATCCTCAAGGCATGGAGCCCGGAGAACCCCTCGTCGGACATCCCGCGCCTGCAATACGAGGATCAGGACCAGAACGCCACCTCCGACCGTTTCCTCATGGACGCCAGCTACCTGAACCTGCAGAACATCAACGTGGGCTATACGCTGCCGGCGAAGTTCACGCAGAAGTTCGGCGTGGACCGCCTGCGCATCTACCTCGCCTGCGAGAACGTCTGCTACTGGTCCAAGCGTCAGGGATTCGATCCCCGCTACTCCTACACGGGATCCACTTCCCAGGCCGCCTACTCGCCGGTACGCACGATTTCGGGCGGTATCAATATCCAATTCTAA
- the galE gene encoding UDP-glucose 4-epimerase GalE, protein MKKSCVLVSGGAGYIGSHTAVELIAAGYDVVIVDNLSNSDIAAVEGIRRITGTEIPFVEADCCDREAFRRVFERYEFDSVIHFAASKAVNESVRKPLEYYGNNLTSFMNVISLMREFGRRNIVFSSSCTVYGEPDRQPVTERTPRKPATSPYGNTKQMCEDILRDSVGAYEGMRGIALRYFNPIGAHPSALIGELPRGVPQNLVPYITQTAAGLRECLSVFGDDYPTPDGSCIRDYIDVVDLARAHVAAIRRMIGNRSAEPYEVFNVGTGRGVSVLELVHRFEEVNHLKLNYRIAPRREGDIVAIWADPTLANTELGWRAERTLDETLASAWKWEKRLRGIE, encoded by the coding sequence ATGAAAAAATCGTGTGTTTTGGTCAGCGGCGGCGCCGGTTACATCGGATCGCATACCGCCGTGGAGCTGATCGCCGCGGGCTACGACGTGGTCATCGTCGATAACCTTTCGAACAGCGACATCGCCGCCGTCGAGGGGATCCGCCGCATCACGGGGACGGAGATCCCCTTCGTCGAGGCCGACTGCTGCGACCGCGAAGCGTTCCGCCGGGTCTTCGAACGGTACGAGTTCGACTCGGTGATCCATTTCGCCGCGTCGAAGGCCGTGAACGAGTCGGTCCGCAAGCCGCTCGAATATTACGGCAACAACCTCACCTCGTTCATGAACGTCATCTCGCTGATGCGCGAGTTCGGGCGGCGGAACATCGTCTTCTCGTCGTCGTGCACCGTTTACGGCGAACCGGACAGGCAGCCCGTCACGGAGCGCACGCCCCGCAAGCCGGCCACCTCGCCCTACGGCAACACCAAGCAAATGTGCGAAGACATCCTGCGCGACTCGGTGGGAGCCTACGAGGGGATGAGGGGCATCGCCCTGCGCTATTTCAACCCCATCGGCGCGCATCCCTCGGCCCTGATCGGCGAGCTGCCGCGCGGTGTGCCGCAGAACCTCGTGCCCTATATCACGCAGACGGCCGCCGGGCTGCGCGAGTGCCTTTCGGTCTTCGGCGACGACTACCCGACTCCCGACGGATCGTGCATCCGCGACTATATCGACGTGGTGGATCTGGCCCGCGCGCATGTCGCCGCGATCCGCCGCATGATCGGGAACCGGAGCGCGGAGCCGTACGAGGTCTTCAACGTCGGCACGGGCCGCGGCGTCTCGGTGCTCGAACTGGTGCACCGTTTCGAGGAGGTCAATCACCTGAAGCTCAACTATCGGATCGCACCCCGCCGCGAGGGCGACATCGTCGCCATCTGGGCCGACCCGACCCTTGCGAACACGGAGCTGGGCTGGCGGGCCGAGCGCACGCTCGACGAGACGCTCGCTTCGGCCTGGAAGTGGGAGAAGCGCCTGCGCGGCATCGAGTAG
- the kbl gene encoding glycine C-acetyltransferase has protein sequence MYGKIKEHLQRELAEIEAAGLYKKERIIESPQRAEIEVAGRKVLNFCANNYLGLSDNKRLIEAAKQAMDRRGFGMSSVRFICGCQDIHKELEKAVSDYFGTEDTILYAACFDANGGVFEPLFTQEDAIISDALNHASIIDGVRLCKAVRYRYANADMAELEECLRKAQAQRFRIICTDGVFSMDGNAAPLDKICALAEKYDALVMVDECHSAGVLGKTGRGITELYDLRGKVDILTGTLGKAFGGAVGGFTTGRKEIIDMLRQRSRPYLFSNSLPPAVVGASIEMFRMLAESDELHDRLVANVEHFRRGMLDAGFDIKPTQSAICAVMLYDAKLSQDFAAKLQDEGVFVTGFYYPVVPKGEARIRVQVSAGHTTEQLDRCIAAFIKVGKELNVLK, from the coding sequence ATGTACGGGAAAATCAAGGAACACCTGCAGCGGGAACTCGCCGAAATCGAGGCTGCGGGGCTTTACAAGAAGGAACGGATCATCGAGTCGCCCCAGCGGGCCGAGATCGAGGTGGCAGGCCGCAAGGTGCTGAACTTCTGCGCCAACAACTACCTCGGACTGTCGGACAACAAACGCCTGATCGAAGCGGCCAAGCAGGCCATGGACCGCCGCGGCTTCGGCATGTCGTCCGTGCGTTTCATCTGCGGCTGCCAGGACATCCACAAGGAGCTGGAAAAGGCCGTCTCCGACTACTTCGGCACGGAGGACACGATCCTCTACGCCGCCTGCTTCGACGCCAACGGCGGCGTGTTCGAGCCGCTCTTCACCCAGGAGGACGCCATCATCTCCGACGCACTCAACCACGCCTCGATCATCGACGGCGTGCGTCTGTGCAAGGCCGTGCGCTACCGTTACGCCAATGCCGACATGGCCGAACTGGAGGAGTGTCTCAGGAAGGCGCAGGCCCAGCGGTTCCGCATCATCTGCACCGACGGCGTGTTCTCGATGGACGGCAACGCCGCACCGCTCGACAAGATCTGCGCACTGGCCGAGAAGTACGACGCGCTGGTGATGGTGGACGAGTGCCACTCGGCCGGCGTGCTGGGCAAAACGGGCCGCGGCATCACCGAACTCTACGACCTGCGCGGGAAGGTGGACATCCTGACCGGCACGCTGGGCAAGGCCTTCGGCGGCGCCGTGGGCGGCTTCACCACGGGCCGCAAGGAGATCATCGACATGCTGCGCCAGCGGTCGCGTCCCTACCTCTTCTCCAATTCGCTGCCCCCCGCCGTCGTGGGAGCCTCGATCGAAATGTTCCGGATGCTCGCCGAAAGCGACGAGCTGCACGACCGGCTGGTGGCCAACGTCGAACACTTCCGCCGGGGAATGCTCGACGCCGGGTTCGACATCAAACCCACGCAGTCGGCCATCTGCGCCGTGATGCTCTACGACGCCAAACTCTCGCAGGACTTCGCCGCGAAGCTCCAGGACGAGGGCGTTTTCGTCACGGGCTTCTACTATCCGGTCGTGCCGAAAGGCGAGGCGCGCATCCGCGTCCAGGTCTCCGCAGGCCACACGACCGAGCAGCTCGACCGTTGCATCGCCGCCTTCATCAAGGTCGGCAAGGAGTTGAACGTACTTAAATGA
- a CDS encoding RagB/SusD family nutrient uptake outer membrane protein, whose protein sequence is MKNILKISAAAAAMTLALSGCIKDATPTQIATEDQVTLETLVRGIPAALVMYNSTGYAQDGAAWDFSLPAIHLATESMTGDLVVTGNIGYDWFTQWGTNVSLGSDYAVGALTWDNYYTWIMMANNVIKQIDASDFSSLDATQRSYLGFAYTYRAMFYLDLVRLYEFKENTVTEAPELLGLGVPVVLPETTEAEAKNNPRAKVDDIYDKVIFPDLDNAEELLENYTAPDKYTISLALVYGLKARAWLERGTAKNDAESYRQAAEYARQAITASGCTPLTQEQWEDPTNGFNSATSNDAWIWGLALPSESVANLFCFTVHMSCENDWAPYHAGRGINRNLYYSIDSRDFRRHSWLDPDRSSYAYKSCRPDADTYFKESLADFANIKFRPAQGAYADYKVGGAADHCCMRVEEMYFIEAEATAQAGDLAGGIRLLNEFMTSYRMMNGATYDCTSKSGTLEGFINELMLQKRIEFWGEGIVMFDMKRLDMSSKRGYVGTNAPSSYRLNVEGRAPYWNFVIIRSETQNNPVIATQNNPDPSGLVEPWKG, encoded by the coding sequence ATGAAAAACATTCTCAAAATATCGGCCGCGGCGGCAGCCATGACCCTCGCGCTGAGCGGCTGTATCAAGGATGCCACGCCCACGCAGATCGCCACCGAGGACCAGGTGACGCTCGAGACGCTCGTCCGCGGCATCCCGGCGGCCCTCGTCATGTATAACTCGACCGGCTATGCGCAGGACGGCGCCGCATGGGACTTCTCGCTGCCGGCCATCCACCTGGCCACGGAGTCCATGACGGGCGATCTGGTCGTTACGGGCAACATCGGCTACGACTGGTTCACGCAGTGGGGAACCAACGTATCGCTCGGTTCGGATTACGCCGTGGGCGCGCTCACGTGGGACAACTACTACACGTGGATCATGATGGCCAACAACGTCATCAAGCAGATCGACGCCTCGGACTTCTCCTCGCTCGACGCCACGCAGCGCTCCTACCTGGGCTTCGCCTACACCTACCGGGCCATGTTCTACCTCGATCTGGTGCGTCTGTACGAATTCAAGGAGAACACGGTGACCGAAGCGCCCGAACTGCTGGGGCTGGGCGTGCCCGTCGTACTGCCCGAGACCACCGAGGCCGAGGCCAAGAACAACCCCCGCGCCAAGGTCGATGACATCTACGACAAGGTGATCTTCCCCGATCTGGACAACGCCGAGGAGCTGCTCGAGAACTACACCGCGCCCGACAAGTACACGATCAGCCTGGCGCTGGTTTACGGACTGAAGGCCCGGGCCTGGCTCGAGCGGGGCACGGCCAAGAACGACGCCGAGTCGTACCGCCAGGCCGCCGAGTACGCCCGGCAGGCCATCACCGCCAGCGGCTGCACGCCCCTGACGCAGGAGCAGTGGGAAGACCCCACGAACGGCTTCAACAGCGCCACGTCGAACGATGCCTGGATCTGGGGCCTCGCCCTGCCGAGCGAGAGCGTCGCCAACCTCTTCTGCTTCACCGTGCACATGAGCTGCGAAAACGACTGGGCTCCCTACCACGCCGGCCGCGGCATCAACCGGAACCTCTATTACAGCATCGACTCGCGCGACTTCCGCCGCCACTCGTGGCTCGACCCCGACCGCAGCTCCTACGCCTACAAGAGCTGCCGTCCCGACGCCGACACCTACTTCAAGGAGTCGCTGGCCGACTTCGCCAACATCAAGTTCCGCCCGGCGCAGGGCGCCTATGCCGACTACAAGGTGGGCGGCGCGGCCGACCATTGCTGCATGCGCGTCGAGGAGATGTACTTCATCGAGGCCGAGGCCACGGCGCAGGCCGGCGACCTGGCCGGCGGCATCCGCCTGCTCAACGAGTTCATGACCTCCTACCGCATGATGAACGGCGCGACCTACGACTGCACGAGCAAGTCGGGAACGCTCGAAGGGTTCATCAACGAGCTGATGCTCCAGAAGCGCATCGAGTTCTGGGGCGAAGGCATCGTCATGTTCGACATGAAGCGGCTCGACATGTCCAGCAAGCGCGGTTACGTCGGGACCAACGCGCCCTCGTCGTACCGCCTCAACGTCGAGGGACGCGCTCCCTACTGGAATTTCGTAATCATCCGCTCCGAGACGCAGAACAACCCCGTCATCGCCACGCAGAACAACCCCGACCCGTCGGGACTGGTCGAGCCGTGGAAGGGCTGA
- a CDS encoding Lrp/AsnC family transcriptional regulator, giving the protein MPKVALDAIDRKILKYLIKNARMPFLEIARECGISGAAIHQRIRKLDEAGVILGSRLVVNPKMMGFDVCAHVSITLRDPKLLSEAIEELKKVPEIVECHFITGAGNILAKLYCVDNEHLMRTIFDGILHIQGLASTETMISLQEVFQREINIDFIEE; this is encoded by the coding sequence ATGCCTAAGGTAGCACTCGACGCGATAGATCGCAAAATCCTCAAATACCTGATAAAGAACGCGCGGATGCCTTTTCTGGAGATCGCGCGCGAATGCGGCATTTCGGGAGCCGCCATCCACCAGCGCATCCGCAAGCTCGACGAGGCGGGCGTGATTCTCGGCAGCCGGCTCGTCGTGAACCCCAAGATGATGGGCTTCGACGTCTGCGCGCACGTCAGCATCACGCTGCGCGATCCGAAACTGCTGTCGGAAGCCATCGAGGAGCTGAAGAAGGTTCCGGAAATCGTGGAATGCCACTTCATCACCGGAGCGGGCAACATCCTCGCGAAGCTCTACTGCGTGGACAACGAACACCTGATGCGGACGATTTTCGACGGCATCCTGCACATCCAGGGCCTCGCCTCGACCGAAACCATGATCTCGCTGCAGGAGGTTTTCCAGCGCGAAATCAACATCGACTTCATCGAGGAGTGA
- a CDS encoding S8 family peptidase, translating into MQNTKKFLIFASLLFAACTSDPLQEPAGTAGDAGETAVSKICNTSAHAARGTLIAKFDDEAVPTLEQAAAQYAATRSGGAMTRSGIAPVDEILADLHVTSLERVFPDAGEHEARTRAAGLHRWYVLAFDEEQDLDEAARRLAAVAEISKIQFSVKRRKAFDGKAYPFREEPRGATRGLVRSDFNDPNLFWQWHYINNADQAVATTALAGADINAADAWKLTGGDRRVIVAIVDEGVKYTHPDLAANMWTNPNPSKEYDYQDIHGWNFAADAPISWDRVETLPNGQKDGDSGHGTHVAGTVAAVNNNGLGVAGVAGGTGNGDGVQIMSCQIFSGSTDATDLIVSRAIKYAADHGASILQCSYGYEGAGIRSDREYEKSAPLEVEAIRYFLAQSNCKAMDGGLAVYSAGNESKPYSDYPGGYRDCISVTSFSADGLPAYYTCYGPGCNIAAPGGETGGLSGGEKAGVLSTLCSEISGTDYGYMQGTSMACPHVSGVAALGLSYALAKGKHYTREEFVSMLLTSVNDIDARLEGTKTTGATLNLEDYRGKMGTGTVDAYQLLMQIEGTPCLKVSTGRLELITLTQHFGGSAQNLTYRGVEIAKEDMEKLGMTAEPEMYNGQLMIKCTKPGVARITVKAVGGGNRPGSETIMGGIEISKEFAVIARETGAENGGWL; encoded by the coding sequence ATGCAGAACACCAAGAAATTTCTGATCTTCGCATCCCTGCTGTTCGCGGCCTGTACGTCCGATCCGCTCCAGGAGCCGGCAGGCACGGCCGGCGACGCCGGGGAAACGGCCGTCTCCAAGATCTGCAACACCTCCGCCCATGCGGCCCGGGGAACGCTGATCGCCAAATTCGACGACGAGGCCGTCCCCACCCTCGAGCAGGCCGCCGCGCAATACGCCGCGACGCGCAGCGGCGGCGCCATGACGCGCTCGGGCATCGCCCCGGTCGACGAGATTCTCGCCGACCTGCACGTCACCTCGCTCGAACGCGTCTTCCCCGACGCCGGGGAGCACGAGGCGCGCACCCGCGCGGCCGGACTGCACAGGTGGTACGTCCTCGCATTCGACGAGGAGCAGGACCTCGACGAAGCGGCCCGCCGGCTCGCCGCCGTGGCCGAAATATCGAAGATCCAGTTCAGCGTCAAACGCCGGAAGGCCTTCGACGGCAAGGCCTATCCGTTCCGCGAGGAGCCTCGCGGCGCGACCCGCGGTCTGGTCCGGTCGGACTTCAACGACCCGAACCTCTTCTGGCAGTGGCACTACATCAACAACGCCGACCAGGCGGTGGCCACCACCGCGCTCGCCGGAGCCGACATCAATGCGGCCGACGCCTGGAAACTCACCGGAGGCGACCGCCGGGTCATCGTGGCGATCGTGGACGAAGGGGTGAAATACACCCACCCCGACCTGGCGGCCAACATGTGGACCAACCCGAACCCCTCGAAAGAATACGACTATCAGGACATCCACGGCTGGAATTTCGCCGCCGACGCTCCGATCTCGTGGGACCGGGTCGAGACGCTGCCCAACGGCCAGAAGGACGGCGATTCGGGACACGGCACGCACGTCGCGGGCACGGTCGCCGCGGTCAATAACAACGGGCTCGGCGTAGCGGGCGTGGCCGGAGGCACGGGCAACGGCGACGGCGTGCAGATCATGTCGTGCCAGATCTTCTCCGGCTCCACGGACGCCACCGACCTCATCGTGAGCCGCGCGATCAAGTACGCCGCCGACCACGGAGCCTCGATCCTCCAGTGCTCCTACGGCTACGAAGGCGCGGGCATCCGGTCGGACCGCGAATACGAGAAATCGGCCCCGCTGGAGGTCGAGGCGATCCGGTACTTCCTCGCCCAGAGCAACTGCAAGGCGATGGACGGCGGCCTGGCCGTTTACTCGGCGGGCAACGAATCGAAGCCCTACTCCGACTACCCGGGCGGCTACCGCGACTGCATCTCCGTCACGTCGTTCTCGGCCGACGGACTGCCGGCCTACTACACCTGCTACGGTCCCGGCTGCAACATCGCGGCCCCGGGCGGCGAGACGGGCGGCCTGAGCGGCGGCGAGAAGGCCGGCGTGCTCTCGACGCTCTGTTCGGAGATCAGCGGAACGGACTACGGCTACATGCAGGGAACCTCGATGGCCTGCCCGCACGTCTCGGGCGTCGCCGCGCTGGGCCTCTCCTATGCGCTGGCCAAAGGCAAGCACTACACGCGCGAGGAGTTCGTCTCGATGCTCCTCACCTCGGTGAACGACATCGACGCGCGGCTCGAGGGAACCAAGACCACGGGTGCGACGCTCAACCTGGAGGACTACCGCGGCAAGATGGGCACGGGAACCGTGGACGCCTACCAGTTGCTCATGCAGATCGAGGGAACGCCCTGCCTGAAGGTCTCGACCGGCAGGCTGGAGCTCATCACCCTCACGCAGCACTTCGGCGGATCGGCCCAGAACCTGACCTACCGGGGCGTGGAGATCGCCAAGGAGGACATGGAGAAGCTCGGCATGACGGCGGAGCCTGAAATGTACAACGGCCAGTTGATGATAAAATGCACGAAACCGGGTGTCGCACGCATCACCGTCAAGGCGGTCGGCGGCGGCAACCGCCCCGGCTCGGAGACGATCATGGGCGGCATCGAAATCTCCAAGGAATTCGCCGTCATCGCCCGGGAAACGGGAGCCGAAAACGGAGGTTGGTTATAA